In a genomic window of Sutcliffiella sp. FSL R7-0096:
- a CDS encoding GNAT family N-acetyltransferase, whose protein sequence is MRIHLRNENWLEVREYRKEGFIHVNRLNEEEKWNNLVENKESTREAWNHSNIAYVAEINGQLVGYIRGLTDQSITLYICELLIDCTYRGLGIGEILLNYVHHLYPTTRIEMLANSDSRTFYEQKGYRTFYGFRKTSKE, encoded by the coding sequence ATGCGTATACACCTGAGAAATGAAAACTGGCTTGAGGTTAGAGAGTATAGAAAAGAAGGCTTTATACATGTTAATAGATTAAATGAAGAGGAAAAGTGGAATAACCTTGTTGAAAATAAAGAGAGTACAAGGGAAGCCTGGAATCACTCAAACATTGCTTATGTTGCAGAAATAAACGGGCAGCTGGTTGGATATATTCGTGGGCTTACAGATCAATCTATCACCTTGTACATCTGTGAGTTATTAATAGATTGTACCTATCGTGGGTTAGGGATTGGAGAAATATTGCTGAATTATGTACATCACTTATACCCAACCACAAGGATAGAAATGCTAGCAAACAGTGATTCTCGAACTTTTTATGAGCAAAAAGGTTACAGAACGTTTTACGGATTTAGGAAGACAAGTAAAGAATAA
- a CDS encoding PadR family transcriptional regulator, translating into MELSKIIKKYIPMTETAFYILLSLTEPRHGYGIIKHVEEISNSRIRLGSGTIYGTLTKMQKDGVITVFSDAERKTVYEITDSGKVLITAEITRLKELHGNALKYEGGFK; encoded by the coding sequence TTGGAACTTTCCAAAATCATTAAAAAATACATACCCATGACAGAAACCGCCTTCTACATATTGCTCTCATTAACAGAACCACGCCATGGCTATGGCATCATCAAACACGTAGAAGAAATCTCGAACAGCCGCATCCGTCTGGGCTCTGGTACGATATACGGAACACTGACAAAAATGCAAAAGGATGGGGTCATCACCGTGTTCTCGGATGCAGAGCGAAAGACGGTGTACGAAATCACCGATAGCGGCAAAGTGCTGATCACCGCAGAGATTACACGATTGAAGGAGCTTCACGGAAACGCACTGAAGTACGAGGGGGGATTCAAATGA
- a CDS encoding ClbS/DfsB family four-helix bundle protein, whose translation MNSDKNFNRLLAIIESVPSRKRGLSIETLERDKNFRDVVMHLYEWHAMLERWYREGMNGDIPFMPAPGYKWSKIGQLNMRTWENYQDVSLNQAMKKLKLSHERVMKLIKSHTNEEIMTKKQYKWTKTSNLYSYFAANTSDHYIWGIKKCEVIAKSIKGMEEKQLVK comes from the coding sequence ATGAATAGTGACAAAAACTTTAATAGATTACTTGCAATTATTGAATCCGTACCAAGTAGAAAAAGAGGCCTTTCCATTGAAACGCTAGAAAGAGATAAGAATTTCCGTGATGTCGTCATGCACCTGTATGAATGGCATGCCATGCTGGAGAGATGGTATAGGGAAGGTATGAATGGGGATATCCCGTTTATGCCGGCACCGGGTTATAAATGGAGTAAGATCGGGCAACTCAATATGCGAACTTGGGAAAACTACCAAGACGTATCATTAAATCAAGCGATGAAGAAATTGAAGTTAAGCCATGAACGAGTGATGAAACTTATTAAATCACATACCAATGAAGAAATCATGACCAAAAAACAGTATAAGTGGACCAAAACTAGTAATTTATATAGCTATTTTGCAGCAAATACTTCCGATCATTACATTTGGGGGATAAAAAAATGTGAGGTTATTGCAAAGTCTATAAAAGGAATGGAAGAGAAGCAACTTGTGAAATAA
- a CDS encoding GNAT family N-acetyltransferase, giving the protein MKIDFLSNHPDMTKIVAEMVYQEFVVKTNSVMQFEDVVKHFSNTHTNIFPITLVAIESDECLGTVSILENDLKIRSIYKPWLASLYTKPEYRSKGVGQQLVNKTIDVVKELGFSELYLRTEDTSEYYRKRGWTFIETVSDDKYEEINVFKKSVNCN; this is encoded by the coding sequence ATGAAAATTGATTTTTTATCAAACCATCCCGATATGACGAAAATAGTTGCTGAAATGGTTTATCAGGAATTTGTAGTAAAAACAAATAGTGTTATGCAGTTTGAAGATGTTGTTAAACATTTTTCAAATACGCATACAAATATCTTTCCGATAACACTTGTGGCTATAGAGAGCGATGAATGTCTAGGAACTGTATCGATTCTAGAAAATGATTTGAAAATAAGAAGTATATATAAACCTTGGCTTGCATCTTTATATACAAAACCTGAGTATCGCAGTAAAGGTGTAGGACAACAATTGGTAAATAAAACCATAGATGTAGTTAAGGAATTAGGGTTTAGTGAACTTTATTTAAGAACAGAAGATACATCTGAGTATTATAGAAAAAGAGGTTGGACTTTTATTGAAACTGTTTCTGACGATAAATACGAAGAGATTAATGTATTTAAAAAAAGCGTGAATTGTAATTAA
- a CDS encoding HNH endonuclease → MACPITIYKNGDEFFQAENIQQAAILFAEQFNSSKYKFYDYIERGYVYNIPYYSGMDEYRFVAPIDIATNRRRELEVSGHKNARRFWLIPANSNDYDVEGAFKYYDTLDWKRSYNYENGDVLFIYVSGSVRRIRFKVEVMEGLVQETNLTYDNAFWKDSEKYEKSLGYDRTRVRLVDEANTSDLSLSKLREYGLKGNIQGSMKLTGELSDYIASFFEQDLTKDFFPEEVPATLEEGKRKTINVNVYERNPIARKQCIDFYGVKCQICNIDFEDTYGEVGKDFIHVHHIIPLHEIQQDYTVNPREDLIPVCPNCHAMLHRKENGSYLSLKQLKDRLKSKNSTIVV, encoded by the coding sequence ATGGCTTGTCCGATTACAATCTATAAAAATGGAGATGAATTCTTCCAAGCTGAAAATATACAACAAGCTGCTATCCTTTTTGCGGAACAATTTAATTCTTCAAAGTATAAATTTTATGATTACATTGAGAGGGGTTATGTTTATAACATACCTTACTATAGTGGTATGGATGAATATCGATTTGTTGCACCTATTGATATTGCTACCAACCGACGAAGAGAACTTGAAGTAAGTGGACATAAAAATGCTCGTAGATTTTGGCTTATTCCTGCAAACTCAAATGATTATGATGTTGAAGGGGCATTTAAATATTATGATACGTTAGATTGGAAGCGTTCATATAACTATGAAAATGGAGATGTATTATTTATATATGTATCTGGTAGTGTTAGGAGAATTCGTTTTAAAGTAGAGGTAATGGAAGGTCTAGTGCAAGAAACAAACCTTACATATGATAATGCTTTTTGGAAAGATAGTGAAAAATATGAAAAATCACTAGGGTACGATCGTACACGGGTTCGACTGGTGGATGAGGCGAATACTTCTGATTTATCTCTTTCAAAATTACGTGAATACGGATTAAAAGGTAACATTCAAGGTTCGATGAAATTAACAGGAGAGCTTAGCGATTATATTGCATCTTTCTTTGAGCAGGATTTGACGAAAGATTTTTTTCCTGAAGAAGTTCCGGCCACTTTAGAAGAAGGAAAGCGTAAGACTATCAATGTAAATGTATATGAAAGGAACCCAATTGCTCGAAAGCAGTGTATCGACTTTTACGGTGTCAAATGTCAAATATGTAATATTGATTTTGAAGACACATATGGTGAAGTCGGTAAAGATTTTATACACGTTCATCACATTATTCCTCTTCATGAGATTCAGCAAGATTACACAGTAAACCCTAGAGAAGATTTAATTCCTGTTTGTCCAAATTGCCATGCGATGCTACATCGAAAAGAGAATGGTAGTTATTTGTCTTTAAAACAGTTAAAAGACCGATTGAAAAGTAAAAACTCTACTATAGTTGTTTAA
- a CDS encoding zinc-dependent alcohol dehydrogenase, producing the protein MRAVTYQGKNTVVVKKVEAPKIQDREDVIIRITSTAICGSDLHLYQGNFPLPIGYIIGHEPMGIVEEVGPDVTKVKKGDRVVIPFTVACGRCHYCEHELESQCDNSNPHYDSGGYFGYSEKFGNHPGGQAEYLRVPFGNFTPFVIPEDCELEDESLLLLSDVLPTAYWSVVNAGVKEGDTVIVLGCGPVGLMAQQFAWQQGAKRVIAVDYIGNRLQHSKQHMQTEVFDFTKYDDMGETLKELTKGGADVVIDCVGMDGKKSPLEWVEQKMKLQGGTLGPIQIATKAVRKGGTLQITGVYGGLYNMFPLGPFFTRNINIRMGQAPARHFMPHLYDQIKSGKIDPTKIITHKMSLDEAAHGYDIFNKKEDDCIKVILKP; encoded by the coding sequence ATGAGAGCAGTTACGTACCAAGGAAAAAATACTGTAGTGGTTAAAAAAGTAGAGGCCCCTAAAATCCAGGACCGGGAAGACGTCATTATCAGGATAACGTCCACCGCCATCTGTGGGTCAGACCTTCATCTGTATCAAGGGAACTTCCCATTACCAATCGGCTATATCATCGGGCATGAACCGATGGGGATCGTGGAGGAAGTGGGACCAGACGTGACAAAGGTAAAAAAGGGAGACCGAGTTGTCATCCCATTTACCGTCGCGTGCGGGAGATGCCATTACTGTGAACACGAGCTGGAAAGTCAATGCGATAACTCAAACCCGCACTATGACTCCGGTGGCTATTTCGGCTATTCCGAGAAATTCGGAAATCACCCAGGAGGACAAGCGGAATACTTGCGCGTCCCGTTTGGCAACTTTACCCCATTCGTCATCCCGGAGGACTGTGAGCTTGAGGATGAATCACTCCTCCTCTTATCGGACGTCCTGCCAACTGCCTACTGGAGCGTGGTGAATGCCGGTGTGAAGGAGGGAGACACGGTCATTGTCCTAGGTTGCGGACCAGTTGGACTCATGGCCCAGCAATTTGCTTGGCAACAAGGTGCCAAGCGAGTCATCGCCGTCGATTATATCGGCAATAGGCTCCAGCATTCCAAGCAACACATGCAAACAGAAGTCTTCGATTTCACCAAATACGACGACATGGGCGAAACCCTCAAGGAACTGACCAAAGGTGGAGCCGACGTTGTCATCGACTGTGTGGGGATGGACGGGAAAAAATCTCCGCTAGAATGGGTCGAGCAAAAAATGAAACTGCAAGGCGGGACACTTGGGCCGATCCAGATCGCAACCAAAGCGGTGCGAAAAGGAGGAACCCTGCAAATTACTGGTGTGTATGGTGGATTGTACAACATGTTCCCGCTAGGGCCGTTTTTCACCCGGAACATCAATATCAGGATGGGGCAGGCGCCTGCACGTCATTTTATGCCACATCTGTATGATCAGATAAAGAGTGGGAAGATTGATCCGACCAAGATCATTACACATAAGATGTCCTTGGATGAGGCAGCACATGGATATGACATTTTTAACAAAAAAGAAGATGACTGTATTAAGGTAATTTTGAAGCCTTGA
- the tenA gene encoding thiaminase II, which yields MKFSEQLRREADPIFQSIFEHPFVKGIGEGNVPKEALIHYVEQDFEYLSTFCRIYGLAVSKCTDREDMAFFQQQIGFVLNSEVHPHNNFCEVAGVRYEDLQKAPIAPTAHHYTRHMMEAATNGTLGETLAALAPCPWTYWEIGKKLIQEVKPTPDHPFYEWIMFYGNKEVTSITEVFMDKIDACASTAGEEEKQRMRDHFITSTQLEHQFWTMAYTQEKWPVALDRVRV from the coding sequence ATGAAGTTTTCTGAGCAGTTACGAAGAGAGGCAGATCCCATTTTTCAGTCGATTTTTGAACATCCGTTTGTAAAAGGGATCGGGGAAGGTAATGTACCAAAAGAGGCACTTATTCATTATGTAGAACAAGATTTTGAGTATTTATCGACTTTTTGTAGAATTTATGGGCTGGCTGTTTCTAAATGCACAGACCGAGAAGATATGGCATTTTTCCAGCAACAAATAGGGTTTGTGTTAAATTCCGAGGTGCATCCACATAATAACTTTTGTGAAGTAGCTGGCGTACGTTATGAGGATTTGCAAAAAGCCCCAATTGCTCCGACTGCCCACCACTATACTCGACATATGATGGAAGCAGCAACAAACGGCACATTAGGCGAAACCCTTGCTGCCCTTGCCCCTTGCCCTTGGACATATTGGGAGATTGGGAAAAAGCTCATCCAAGAAGTGAAGCCAACACCTGATCACCCTTTCTATGAATGGATCATGTTTTATGGAAACAAGGAAGTGACTTCCATCACAGAAGTGTTCATGGACAAAATTGATGCTTGTGCATCAACAGCGGGTGAAGAAGAAAAACAACGTATGCGTGACCACTTTATAACGAGCACACAATTAGAACACCAATTTTGGACAATGGCTTATACCCAGGAAAAGTGGCCAGTTGCTTTGGATCGGGTGAGGGTTTAG
- a CDS encoding HRDC domain-containing protein, with product MSFFKNVIDAFKDNREIKQPIVHKHISENPILLENLKSLAKSSNPSVDFKKVENHLKLFSIGHAGEESVMFELKNSMVPMLILHDIYLEFEDYQAQMDFVLVTPKFILVLEVKKLFGDILVTDKGDFQRVIRKSNRVVNKEGMYSPINQVERHVMILERFLKAKGIIKKCPIRYAVTFANPKTILEISKNAPTHIQNCVIRHDQISAFFKAEMKKSSPVEMHASLVYKVTNAILGASQLKPFIEQEYLLEDEQIGASAFVAATIEQELPPVTPMENNNLKMLLTEYRTRKAKESGVKPYHIFNNRTLDILLEKMPQTLEQLLEVEGIGQKKAEDYGDEILHLLQGKNAESSSDEPKDFRSLLMEYRKTHARELNVPPYYIYTNKTMEAILEQKPKSIQALLKIEGIGPKKAEEFGEGIVLIFTKKP from the coding sequence ATGTCCTTTTTCAAAAATGTCATTGACGCGTTTAAAGATAACCGAGAAATAAAGCAACCTATCGTACATAAGCATATCAGCGAGAATCCTATTCTATTAGAAAATCTAAAAAGTCTCGCAAAAAGCAGCAATCCTTCTGTGGACTTCAAGAAAGTAGAAAACCATCTCAAGCTATTTTCCATCGGGCATGCAGGAGAAGAAAGTGTGATGTTTGAGTTGAAGAACTCCATGGTTCCGATGTTGATTCTCCATGATATTTACCTTGAATTTGAGGATTATCAAGCCCAGATGGATTTTGTACTTGTCACCCCTAAGTTCATTCTTGTACTGGAAGTAAAGAAGCTTTTTGGAGATATTCTTGTCACGGATAAGGGTGACTTTCAGCGTGTCATCAGAAAGAGTAATAGAGTTGTAAATAAAGAGGGAATGTATAGCCCGATCAACCAAGTGGAAAGACATGTGATGATATTGGAGAGGTTCCTTAAGGCCAAAGGGATTATCAAAAAGTGTCCTATTCGATATGCGGTGACGTTTGCCAATCCGAAGACGATCCTGGAGATTTCCAAAAACGCTCCAACCCATATTCAGAACTGCGTCATCCGTCATGACCAAATAAGTGCTTTTTTTAAAGCTGAAATGAAGAAGAGCTCTCCTGTCGAGATGCATGCTTCACTTGTTTATAAGGTTACTAATGCTATCTTGGGAGCTAGCCAATTGAAACCTTTTATTGAACAGGAATATCTGTTGGAAGACGAACAAATAGGGGCATCCGCTTTTGTCGCAGCCACTATAGAGCAGGAACTGCCTCCCGTTACTCCTATGGAAAACAACAATCTAAAGATGTTGCTTACCGAATACCGCACAAGAAAAGCCAAAGAGTCCGGAGTAAAACCGTATCATATTTTCAACAACCGTACATTGGATATCCTCCTTGAAAAGATGCCACAGACTTTAGAACAGCTGCTGGAAGTGGAAGGCATTGGACAGAAAAAAGCGGAGGATTATGGGGACGAGATCTTGCACCTTTTACAAGGTAAGAACGCGGAAAGTTCTTCAGATGAACCTAAAGACTTTCGTTCTCTTCTGATGGAATACCGTAAAACTCATGCCCGGGAGCTGAATGTTCCGCCATACTATATTTACACCAACAAAACGATGGAAGCAATACTGGAACAAAAGCCGAAGTCCATACAGGCTTTACTAAAAATTGAAGGCATTGGACCGAAGAAAGCAGAAGAGTTTGGAGAAGGAATTGTTCTTATCTTTACGAAGAAACCTTAA
- a CDS encoding Type 1 glutamine amidotransferase-like domain-containing protein encodes MKTHYYLGWFNNFIPENLTRVLQEDITDRKSIAMISSNPDIYEEDGATERSWLDVAGITFDEYHLVNYQLQKDDAHTLIQKASVIFLLGGNPLKQNEFLMEYELSEPIKQSKAVVIGASAGAINMSAKWLCSKELGFETETSSIYSGVGLDDISVLSHYDLENNTDQILSELSPLSHEMDIYASNKDCAIRVKGDQIDIFGDVYVISNSVIQKLVATL; translated from the coding sequence ATGAAAACACACTATTATTTAGGTTGGTTCAACAATTTCATTCCTGAGAATTTGACTAGGGTGTTACAGGAGGATATTACAGATAGGAAATCGATCGCCATGATTAGCTCGAATCCAGATATTTATGAAGAGGATGGCGCTACGGAACGTTCGTGGCTTGACGTGGCCGGCATTACATTTGATGAATATCATTTAGTTAATTATCAACTACAGAAGGATGATGCCCATACATTGATTCAGAAGGCTTCCGTTATTTTCTTATTGGGCGGAAATCCGCTTAAACAAAATGAATTTCTGATGGAATATGAATTGTCGGAGCCAATCAAACAAAGTAAAGCGGTTGTGATCGGAGCTAGCGCTGGTGCAATCAATATGTCCGCTAAATGGCTATGCTCGAAAGAACTTGGATTTGAAACGGAAACAAGCTCTATTTACTCTGGAGTCGGCCTCGACGATATTTCCGTCCTATCTCATTATGACTTAGAAAATAACACCGATCAGATACTAAGCGAGTTGTCTCCGTTATCCCATGAAATGGACATTTATGCGTCAAATAAAGATTGCGCTATTCGCGTAAAGGGAGATCAAATCGACATTTTTGGTGATGTGTATGTAATTTCTAATTCAGTCATTCAGAAATTGGTTGCGACGCTCTAA
- a CDS encoding glycosyltransferase, translating into MRKIWLIGFVFLLSLNMFGGTTTAYAVSESEVKFENDFRRLWIDHVLWTSNYITSATTAGAEDQKEVLARLLKNQEDIGNAIKPVYGEEAGNKLTELLKEHIVIAGKIVDAAKGGNEALVKQLNKEWVRNADDIAAFLSGANPHLKNEDLKKMLYMHLELVANDLSASLAKDWEARIVAIVEGVTHIILMADAISAGVVKQFPDKFK; encoded by the coding sequence ATGAGAAAAATATGGTTGATTGGATTTGTTTTTTTACTTTCTCTAAATATGTTTGGTGGAACTACTACTGCTTATGCCGTTAGCGAATCTGAGGTGAAGTTCGAGAATGATTTCAGAAGGCTTTGGATAGATCATGTATTGTGGACAAGTAATTATATTACAAGTGCCACAACAGCAGGTGCGGAGGATCAAAAAGAGGTACTGGCTAGGCTCCTGAAAAATCAGGAGGATATTGGCAATGCGATAAAGCCAGTGTATGGAGAAGAAGCTGGGAATAAACTTACCGAGCTGCTTAAGGAGCATATTGTGATTGCAGGAAAGATTGTTGATGCGGCTAAGGGCGGAAATGAAGCCTTGGTGAAGCAGCTAAACAAAGAATGGGTTAGAAATGCCGATGACATCGCAGCTTTTCTTAGTGGAGCCAACCCCCATTTAAAGAATGAAGATTTAAAGAAAATGCTGTATATGCATCTGGAATTAGTGGCAAATGATCTATCTGCAAGTTTAGCAAAAGACTGGGAAGCTAGAATCGTTGCAATTGTCGAAGGAGTCACACATATCATCCTAATGGCAGATGCTATCTCTGCGGGAGTTGTGAAGCAGTTTCCTGATAAATTTAAATAA
- a CDS encoding DUF4083 domain-containing protein, translating into MGSFDFSSIVYLILIGLIVLSVVSFTFIIRSLYINSSAKRKKTGEIEKKLDKIIALLEKDRNS; encoded by the coding sequence ATGGGAAGTTTTGATTTTAGTTCAATAGTTTATTTGATACTTATTGGTCTAATAGTATTGAGTGTTGTTTCCTTCACATTTATCATCCGAAGTTTATATATTAATTCTTCTGCTAAAAGAAAAAAAACAGGTGAGATTGAAAAGAAACTTGATAAAATTATAGCTTTACTTGAAAAGGATAGAAATTCCTAA
- a CDS encoding helix-turn-helix transcriptional regulator, with the protein MKNRIKDLRKATKMTQEELAIQVGVSRQSIIAIESGKYNPSLELAYNISKVFDCIIEEVFILEEGGEE; encoded by the coding sequence TTGAAAAATCGGATTAAAGATCTGCGCAAAGCTACGAAGATGACGCAAGAGGAGCTGGCCATTCAGGTGGGGGTCTCGAGACAATCCATCATTGCGATTGAATCAGGGAAATATAACCCCTCACTCGAACTAGCTTACAACATTTCAAAGGTTTTTGATTGCATCATTGAAGAGGTCTTTATTTTAGAAGAAGGGGGAGAGGAATAA
- a CDS encoding DUF2812 domain-containing protein, producing MKTNIRPLWSYDVQKTEQWLSDQAKEGYHLKELHRFKRCFTFEKGAPKDATYRIGYDKIKPTTLSNTMCNDGWEKVTQSGKWYVIANERPQAEVTTSTSRDAIIKRNNYIFYAFMAILIYFTAATLANVAMFATAYTASNGNVEVVESPFWIITYIGAALALAFYFFMIYSVWKIKKTNKALSTENQTTFTTPHTLDRKNLNKAEEKQLKRDGLLIKRRKFGWMYSPDKLERFLEKMAAEGYRLYRLNKLGTTYYFRKGEAQNIKFSADYQNLSDDSYFEIHRQAGWKDVFSSKGALQKWTIWSKEYEEGEIPPDLYSDKTHKLKHAKKVAFSYTMLFLPIVLMYIFIASMNIGYLLRQGETWTLMNTNTVMFFLLILVFGTFITKTWMYYFRLQRA from the coding sequence ATGAAAACAAACATAAGACCATTATGGAGCTATGATGTGCAGAAGACCGAGCAATGGCTCAGCGACCAGGCAAAAGAAGGCTATCACCTGAAAGAACTTCACCGCTTCAAACGGTGCTTCACATTCGAAAAGGGAGCTCCAAAGGATGCCACCTACCGAATCGGCTACGACAAAATAAAACCTACCACTTTATCCAATACCATGTGCAATGACGGCTGGGAAAAAGTTACGCAAAGCGGAAAATGGTATGTGATTGCAAATGAAAGACCACAGGCAGAAGTGACCACGTCCACGAGTCGCGATGCCATTATCAAACGGAATAATTATATCTTTTACGCATTCATGGCCATACTCATCTACTTTACAGCTGCGACACTGGCAAATGTGGCCATGTTTGCCACAGCTTATACCGCAAGTAATGGCAATGTGGAAGTGGTGGAGAGTCCATTCTGGATCATCACCTATATCGGTGCAGCTTTAGCACTCGCCTTCTACTTTTTCATGATCTACTCTGTTTGGAAAATAAAGAAGACAAACAAAGCGCTATCTACTGAGAACCAAACAACATTCACGACACCACACACATTGGATAGGAAAAACCTTAATAAAGCAGAAGAAAAACAACTTAAGCGAGATGGGCTGCTTATCAAGCGCCGCAAGTTCGGATGGATGTATTCCCCGGATAAACTCGAAAGGTTCCTAGAAAAAATGGCAGCAGAAGGATATCGCCTATACCGCCTCAACAAACTTGGCACCACCTACTACTTCCGAAAAGGCGAAGCACAAAACATCAAATTCAGCGCAGACTACCAAAACCTCTCGGATGATAGCTATTTCGAGATTCATAGACAAGCAGGTTGGAAGGATGTATTCAGCTCCAAGGGTGCCCTCCAAAAGTGGACCATCTGGAGTAAGGAATATGAAGAAGGCGAGATACCACCAGACTTATACAGCGACAAAACACACAAGCTCAAGCATGCCAAGAAAGTTGCCTTCTCCTATACCATGCTGTTTCTGCCAATAGTACTTATGTACATTTTTATTGCCAGCATGAACATCGGTTATTTGCTCCGACAAGGGGAGACCTGGACCTTAATGAATACCAACACAGTAATGTTTTTCCTATTAATACTAGTATTTGGAACATTCATCACAAAAACCTGGATGTATTATTTTAGGTTGCAAAGAGCTTGA
- a CDS encoding DUF2500 domain-containing protein → MSDPYSVVAGGNPMFEIVPIFIGIIFVIVIGSILISVFKGVGEWQKNEQSPKLSVPAVVTSKRIDVTKRSNMHHNNDIHHHHSSSTHTKYYVTFEFESGDRSEFQVSGKEYGLLSEDDNGVLSFQGTRYLGFERNKVSISGGDQGDYK, encoded by the coding sequence ATGTCAGATCCATATAGTGTGGTGGCTGGTGGTAATCCTATGTTTGAGATTGTACCTATTTTCATTGGCATTATTTTTGTGATTGTTATCGGTAGTATCTTAATTTCGGTTTTCAAAGGTGTTGGGGAGTGGCAGAAAAATGAGCAGTCTCCGAAGCTAAGTGTGCCAGCTGTTGTTACATCAAAACGGATAGATGTTACCAAAAGGTCTAATATGCATCATAACAACGATATCCATCATCACCATTCTTCCAGCACGCATACAAAATATTATGTGACGTTCGAGTTTGAAAGCGGTGACCGTTCGGAGTTTCAAGTTTCTGGTAAGGAGTATGGGTTACTTTCCGAAGATGACAATGGAGTATTAAGTTTTCAAGGGACGCGGTATTTAGGCTTTGAGCGGAACAAAGTGAGTATATCGGGAGGAGACCAAGGTGACTACAAGTGA
- a CDS encoding GNAT family N-acetyltransferase, translating to MYSKDYIEKVIKEFYNKERILDEVTKPNRHWGGYFVAVENDEVIGAGGGGMIGETEGEIFVLYLNPHRRNEGMGTILLEAITKQQKQEYNATTQWVSVQKGNLKGIPFYEAKGFIYEH from the coding sequence ATTTATTCAAAAGATTATATTGAGAAAGTGATAAAAGAGTTTTATAACAAGGAAAGAATACTGGATGAAGTAACAAAACCTAATAGACATTGGGGAGGTTATTTTGTTGCAGTTGAAAATGATGAAGTAATTGGTGCTGGTGGAGGAGGAATGATTGGTGAGACGGAAGGTGAGATCTTTGTCTTATATCTCAATCCCCACAGACGTAATGAGGGAATGGGTACTATTTTGTTAGAAGCTATTACTAAACAACAAAAACAAGAATATAATGCAACAACGCAATGGGTATCTGTACAAAAAGGTAACCTAAAAGGTATTCCTTTCTATGAAGCTAAAGGATTTATTTACGAACACTAA